The proteins below come from a single Flavobacterium lindanitolerans genomic window:
- a CDS encoding carboxypeptidase-like regulatory domain-containing protein — protein sequence MKLQKLSSSLIVVIITIFISSCDGYKNVSGIIIDKQTREPIEKVMLREIGKHDTIYTDAKGFFEIHYMSGFVFSSNNTELIVQKKGYRTDTIKIENGKNKTIELILN from the coding sequence ATGAAATTACAGAAACTGAGTTCTAGTTTAATAGTTGTTATCATCACAATTTTTATTTCCTCTTGTGATGGTTACAAAAATGTGAGCGGAATAATTATTGACAAACAGACTCGTGAGCCAATTGAAAAAGTCATGCTGAGAGAAATTGGTAAGCATGATACGATATACACAGATGCTAAAGGTTTTTTTGAAATTCATTACATGAGCGGTTTTGTTTTTTCTTCCAATAATACAGAATTGATAGTTCAAAAAAAGGGATACCGTACAGATACTATTAAAATAGAAAATGGAAAAAACAAAACTATAGAATTGATTCTTAATTAA
- a CDS encoding GNAT family N-acetyltransferase, whose amino-acid sequence MENIQLKKVTLNDIDQLQKIGRQTFFETFAESNTEENMKEYLEKSFSTEKLHSELSNTNSEFYFALEEDTVIGYLKINFGASQTELKDDKALEIERIYVLKEFHGKKVGQLLYEKAIQIAKETKADYVWLGVWEENHRALAFYKKNGFVEFDKHIFRLGNDEQTDIMMKLQLKL is encoded by the coding sequence ATGGAGAATATTCAACTAAAAAAGGTCACCTTAAATGATATCGACCAATTGCAAAAAATTGGTCGGCAGACTTTTTTCGAAACTTTTGCCGAAAGCAATACCGAGGAAAATATGAAGGAGTATCTTGAGAAAAGTTTTTCAACCGAAAAACTACATTCGGAACTCAGCAATACCAACTCGGAATTTTATTTTGCGTTGGAAGAAGATACCGTTATCGGATATCTGAAAATTAACTTCGGAGCATCGCAAACCGAATTAAAAGATGACAAGGCACTTGAAATTGAAAGGATTTATGTGCTTAAAGAATTTCATGGAAAGAAAGTCGGCCAACTGCTCTATGAAAAAGCAATACAGATAGCAAAAGAAACAAAAGCCGATTATGTCTGGCTTGGCGTATGGGAAGAAAACCATCGGGCTCTTGCTTTCTATAAAAAGAACGGCTTTGTCGAATTTGACAAACATATTTTTAGATTAGGCAATGACGAACAGACGGATATAATGATGAAATTGCAGTTAAAGCTTTAG
- a CDS encoding DUF4348 domain-containing protein, with product MGKKISCVCIRLLLICGFLSCKQKQAPEIHKIPESKTEKQAENGTAEIENFDAFFERFSKDSVFQKERTKYPLKIAYYEDIDEDLSVRYAKETESAYTDFTADTLAMNKKTDRFTFKIEKTDTKIIYKRVGYDNGIYISYIFSLFGNSWFLSEIRDEST from the coding sequence ATGGGCAAAAAGATTAGTTGTGTTTGTATAAGACTCCTATTAATCTGTGGTTTTCTTTCCTGCAAGCAGAAACAGGCACCGGAAATCCACAAGATTCCGGAATCAAAAACAGAAAAGCAAGCAGAAAATGGAACTGCTGAAATTGAGAACTTTGATGCTTTTTTCGAACGGTTTTCTAAAGATAGTGTCTTTCAAAAAGAAAGAACTAAATATCCTTTGAAAATAGCCTATTATGAAGATATAGACGAAGACTTATCTGTGCGTTATGCTAAGGAAACGGAAAGTGCGTATACTGATTTTACTGCGGATACTTTGGCTATGAATAAAAAAACAGACAGGTTTACTTTTAAGATAGAAAAGACAGATACTAAAATTATATACAAAAGGGTAGGGTATGATAACGGAATTTACATATCCTATATATTTTCGCTTTTTGGAAACTCCTGGTTTTTATCTGAAATCAGAGACGAATCTACCTAA
- a CDS encoding tetratricopeptide repeat protein, with the protein MKKTIFQALFLMLCAIKAFSQTDNVELQKMADDDQNSRMKSDINWMILNKEDSLRRVRVFELLKENKVQTAKDYFNSGVVFQHGNDTIASGMAVKTFKKALELDPSLNRWWYAAAVDRDLMRKGEPQIYGTQFTKNKSTNGKWVRYKIDPTKVTDEERQYYAVETLAQQIEKERKMNLKTISSYYNSGNLADKTIKLIKQEFKKGTKSEYDISEEAVNEFGYNLLNQNKNEEALKVFKLNTELYPNGYNTYDSYGECLMKLGQKEKAIKAYKKSLALNPENGNAKQIINENK; encoded by the coding sequence ATGAAAAAAACAATCTTTCAGGCATTATTCCTGATGCTTTGCGCAATCAAGGCTTTTTCGCAAACCGACAATGTTGAATTACAAAAAATGGCCGACGACGACCAGAATTCCAGAATGAAATCCGATATCAACTGGATGATTTTAAACAAGGAAGACAGCTTGCGTCGTGTCCGCGTTTTTGAATTACTAAAAGAAAACAAAGTACAAACGGCTAAAGATTACTTCAATTCAGGAGTCGTTTTCCAGCACGGAAATGACACCATTGCTTCCGGCATGGCAGTAAAAACTTTTAAAAAAGCTTTAGAACTTGATCCGTCACTCAACAGATGGTGGTATGCCGCAGCCGTAGACAGAGATCTTATGAGAAAAGGAGAACCGCAGATTTATGGAACACAGTTTACAAAAAACAAGTCCACAAACGGCAAATGGGTACGCTATAAAATAGACCCAACCAAAGTAACCGACGAAGAACGCCAATATTACGCTGTAGAAACTTTAGCGCAACAAATCGAAAAAGAAAGGAAGATGAATTTAAAAACCATTTCCTCTTATTACAATTCCGGCAATTTGGCAGACAAGACAATTAAATTAATAAAACAGGAATTCAAAAAAGGGACAAAATCAGAATATGATATTTCTGAAGAAGCGGTCAACGAATTTGGCTACAACCTGCTCAACCAAAACAAGAACGAAGAAGCCCTGAAAGTTTTCAAACTAAACACAGAACTTTATCCAAATGGTTACAACACCTATGACAGCTATGGTGAATGCCTGATGAAATTGGGGCAAAAAGAAAAAGCCATAAAAGCTTATAAAAAATCGCTGGCACTAAATCCGGAAAACGGTAATGCAAAACAAATAATAAACGAAAATAAATAA
- a CDS encoding S41 family peptidase codes for MKKTLSLLLICLCIACATNHKNAISHSAIIEGTPMLTYEQLLEDHDSLVSYINQVSPIVYFNEEVRGIDFNLHARELRKQIQPRTTIPEYLQIVEKTLNSAQDGHSNMLGSWHLDILKNNWIPKGVVTGIDTSSIQYGYKYDDYVNKQFYTKLNLELVYTSGQYYNLLPFSYSDKKYPASMKLISCNGTDIHDYVKTRIEQSSPLRWDRENDRVYHEKFYKPSENYKKGILKLVFLDKDNKKYNLNIKKNDTVTFLQEKNSVYGYNDEKTPIITHYFEKEKIFYAKLPMMVEAYGDTLSERLRPIIAKNKVNAIVLDIRGNPGGSDNTYSNFLKKVVKDTLGQNVMVGRNFSPYNQKYFNINKDSVQNRTTHTFKINAATLKKPKMYYITYPNFKFVVPDSLNFSFEGKIYVLQDRFIYSSASNLSNLAKNNEQLISIGETPDLLGGLQTNPTVLQLPHSKIIFRIESQIDFTGCKTPKDIFQNNVEYPVSYSIKELYSRITTKEDIFGKQFLLNNDPMFQKAVELEKTRRQE; via the coding sequence ATGAAAAAAACCCTATCCCTCCTTTTAATCTGCCTTTGCATTGCCTGTGCCACTAATCACAAAAACGCCATATCACATTCGGCAATTATTGAAGGTACTCCTATGTTAACCTATGAACAGCTTTTAGAAGACCACGACTCCTTAGTATCCTACATCAATCAGGTAAGCCCGATTGTCTATTTCAATGAAGAAGTAAGAGGAATCGATTTTAATCTTCATGCCAGAGAACTAAGAAAGCAAATCCAGCCCCGGACTACAATTCCGGAATACCTGCAAATTGTAGAAAAAACACTTAATTCTGCTCAGGACGGCCATTCAAACATGTTAGGAAGCTGGCACCTCGACATCCTGAAAAACAATTGGATACCAAAAGGGGTTGTAACAGGAATTGATACCAGTTCCATCCAATACGGTTATAAATATGATGATTATGTCAACAAGCAATTCTACACAAAGCTAAATCTGGAACTGGTCTATACTTCAGGTCAATATTACAATCTATTGCCGTTCTCTTATTCCGATAAAAAATATCCGGCCTCAATGAAACTCATAAGCTGCAACGGAACCGATATTCATGACTATGTAAAAACCCGTATTGAACAATCATCTCCTTTACGATGGGACCGGGAGAATGACAGGGTTTACCATGAAAAATTCTACAAACCGTCAGAAAATTATAAAAAAGGCATTTTGAAACTGGTCTTTTTAGACAAGGATAACAAGAAATACAACCTGAACATCAAAAAAAATGACACGGTCACTTTCTTACAAGAAAAGAATTCGGTGTACGGTTATAACGATGAAAAAACACCAATAATTACCCATTATTTTGAAAAAGAAAAAATCTTCTATGCTAAGCTGCCAATGATGGTCGAAGCTTATGGTGACACTCTTAGCGAGCGTTTAAGGCCAATAATTGCTAAAAATAAAGTCAATGCTATTGTACTCGATATCCGAGGAAATCCCGGAGGAAGTGACAATACTTACAGCAACTTTCTGAAAAAAGTAGTTAAAGATACCTTGGGGCAAAACGTAATGGTTGGCAGAAATTTCAGTCCTTATAACCAAAAGTATTTTAACATCAATAAAGATTCTGTGCAGAACAGGACTACGCATACTTTTAAGATAAATGCCGCTACCTTAAAAAAGCCGAAAATGTATTATATCACCTATCCAAATTTTAAATTTGTAGTTCCTGATTCTTTAAATTTTTCTTTTGAAGGCAAAATCTATGTCTTGCAGGACCGATTTATTTATTCCTCTGCCAGCAACCTTTCAAACCTGGCCAAAAACAATGAGCAGCTCATAAGTATAGGAGAAACGCCCGATTTACTTGGCGGTCTTCAAACAAATCCGACAGTGCTTCAATTGCCGCATAGTAAAATCATATTCAGAATAGAATCTCAAATTGATTTTACGGGTTGCAAAACGCCAAAAGACATCTTTCAGAACAATGTAGAATATCCTGTAAGCTATTCCATAAAAGAACTCTATTCCCGTATCACAACTAAAGAGGACATCTTTGGCAAACAGTTTTTATTAAACAACGACCCTATGTTCCAAAAAGCAGTGGAACTTGAAAAAACGCGTAGGCAAGAGTAA
- a CDS encoding helix-turn-helix domain-containing protein gives MKSVIIKPKNELLKKYVQYFLFFKKSDNQSLNYTTFPNNNLCLAIYKHSAVRYINDSKTNSCSITEGNKNFTSRFYGFHKMPFNVNINGCLDQICIIFYPSALRAFTKDSYADLMTFDDAFEEIFTHKNSFTLEQIFEQDDFTKRAGQLELLLLKNLKNELPEKLKEALHYISKYSHNENFNIETLSKKLEISDTTLFRLFKNHLGQNAKSYLKTIRFRNTLDGILNQQNNLTTIAHFNQYYDQAHFINDFKTFSGYSPKQLIDKVSVQQNDLTWIYNKK, from the coding sequence ATGAAGTCAGTCATTATAAAACCAAAAAACGAACTGCTGAAAAAATATGTTCAGTATTTTTTGTTTTTCAAAAAGTCCGACAACCAGTCCTTGAACTATACTACCTTTCCCAACAATAATTTATGTCTGGCAATTTATAAGCATAGTGCGGTCAGATACATAAATGACTCCAAAACAAACAGCTGTAGTATTACAGAAGGCAATAAAAATTTTACAAGCAGATTTTACGGATTCCATAAAATGCCTTTCAATGTCAATATAAATGGCTGTCTTGACCAGATTTGTATTATTTTCTACCCGTCTGCTTTAAGAGCTTTCACAAAAGATTCTTATGCTGACCTGATGACTTTTGATGATGCTTTTGAAGAAATTTTTACCCACAAAAATTCTTTCACTTTGGAACAGATTTTTGAACAGGACGATTTCACAAAAAGAGCCGGACAATTAGAACTTTTACTTCTCAAAAACTTAAAAAACGAGTTACCTGAAAAATTGAAAGAGGCACTACATTACATATCGAAATACAGCCACAACGAAAACTTCAACATCGAAACACTATCCAAAAAACTGGAAATAAGTGACACAACCCTATTCCGATTGTTTAAAAACCATCTGGGGCAAAACGCAAAATCCTATTTAAAAACCATACGTTTCAGGAACACATTGGACGGAATCCTAAACCAGCAAAACAATCTGACAACAATTGCCCACTTTAATCAGTATTATGACCAGGCCCATTTTATCAATGATTTCAAAACCTTTTCGGGCTATTCACCAAAACAGCTCATCGATAAGGTTTCGGTACAGCAAAACGACCTGACCTGGATATACAATAAAAAATAA
- a CDS encoding T9SS type B sorting domain-containing protein — protein sequence MILKKFLLALLFFFTVTKAFSQNDCTDAIVVCGNTGFQGLSATGIGIQELGFGNNCSSEENNSIWLKLSIDTGGTLGFILTPENSNINVDFDFFIFGPNVSCGSLGQAIRCSTTNPQAANATDNLTGLKDDEVDTTEGPGALGNSFVQSLTVNNGESYFLVIDRPVGSSNFSLTWTGTATFNQPPTFQMPTGVALDMENCDNDGTIDNSTSFNLDLNTSTIIGTQTSVAVTYHTSLNDVLTGESPITPSNDFRNTVNPQPIFARITNTVTGCFSTSEFSVEVINSVVIPNNQFAICDDNLDGDDQNGQATFIMSDVTNGIIANSNPVGTTVDYYSSFANAMANTGAYGPTYYNMIPNEEPVFIKVTNPNGCFRIEEIKLIVNPLPAKVSGTLVQCDTGLTPDGLTLFNLNEAVPSLTGNDANLGVTFFRTGTTTPLPTAYNNISNPETLDVKITNLTTGCFSWGTLDLNVNVINRTVTIAPQCDLSETGIMPFDLGTTDLVLSPTETAHFYPNLNDALLEQNEITNTGNYPNATPYNATIYVRIEDSNSCSGISPIQLVVNRLPQIEVQDTDYVCTNLPNRYTTLDAGLLQGSVTDYTYEWSTTPIQTTSSIRVNEAGTYTVKVTNANGCSKTRTIEVLPSNNATIADIVIVDLTQNNTVTVILDPTSIGGYQYSLDLPNGPFQDSNYFENVAPGVHTVYVYDTHGCGIVSKKISVLKIPAFFTPNADGTNDTWDIIGISPNFFANSKIYIFDRFGKLLADVDPKGTGWDGNFNGHPLPANDYWYLVKLETGRTIRGHFSLLR from the coding sequence ATGATACTTAAAAAATTCCTCCTTGCGCTCCTGTTCTTTTTTACCGTAACCAAGGCCTTTTCTCAGAACGACTGTACCGATGCCATTGTGGTATGTGGAAATACGGGATTTCAAGGTCTTAGTGCTACAGGAATCGGGATTCAGGAATTGGGATTTGGAAACAACTGCAGCAGTGAGGAAAATAACAGTATCTGGTTAAAGTTGTCAATTGACACCGGAGGAACACTCGGTTTTATTCTCACTCCGGAAAACAGCAACATTAATGTAGATTTCGATTTTTTCATATTTGGCCCTAATGTTAGCTGCGGCAGTTTAGGGCAAGCCATCCGCTGTTCAACTACAAACCCGCAAGCTGCCAATGCAACAGACAATCTCACCGGTCTTAAAGATGATGAAGTTGACACTACTGAAGGACCCGGAGCACTTGGTAACAGTTTCGTACAATCTTTAACAGTTAATAATGGTGAAAGCTATTTTCTGGTTATTGACAGGCCTGTAGGTTCAAGTAATTTTTCACTAACCTGGACAGGAACGGCTACATTTAATCAACCTCCAACATTCCAAATGCCTACAGGAGTTGCCCTTGATATGGAAAATTGCGACAATGACGGTACTATTGATAATTCTACCTCTTTCAATCTCGATTTAAACACCAGCACCATTATTGGAACCCAAACCTCTGTAGCTGTTACATATCATACCAGCCTTAATGATGTATTAACGGGAGAAAGTCCAATAACACCATCCAATGATTTCAGAAATACAGTAAACCCGCAGCCTATTTTTGCCCGAATCACCAATACTGTAACCGGTTGTTTTTCAACATCGGAATTTTCGGTTGAAGTAATCAATTCGGTTGTCATTCCAAACAATCAGTTTGCAATTTGCGACGATAACCTTGATGGTGATGACCAGAATGGGCAAGCGACTTTTATTATGAGTGATGTCACGAATGGCATAATTGCCAATTCAAATCCTGTCGGAACTACAGTAGATTATTATTCCAGTTTTGCCAATGCCATGGCTAATACCGGAGCTTACGGACCTACTTATTACAACATGATTCCTAATGAGGAACCTGTATTCATCAAAGTCACTAATCCGAATGGCTGTTTCAGAATAGAGGAAATCAAACTTATCGTAAATCCGCTTCCTGCCAAAGTCAGTGGCACTTTGGTTCAATGTGATACAGGCTTAACTCCGGACGGATTGACTTTATTCAATCTCAACGAAGCAGTCCCATCCCTAACCGGGAACGATGCCAATCTTGGTGTAACATTTTTCAGGACAGGCACAACGACACCGCTTCCTACTGCCTATAACAATATATCAAATCCCGAAACCCTTGATGTAAAAATCACCAACCTCACGACCGGATGTTTTAGCTGGGGAACCCTCGATTTAAATGTAAATGTTATTAACAGAACGGTTACTATTGCTCCGCAATGTGACCTGTCAGAAACAGGTATTATGCCTTTTGACCTTGGAACAACCGACCTTGTATTGTCTCCAACCGAAACCGCGCATTTTTATCCTAACCTCAACGATGCCTTACTGGAACAGAATGAAATTACCAATACCGGCAATTATCCAAACGCCACGCCTTACAATGCTACCATTTATGTGCGTATTGAAGATTCCAACAGTTGTTCGGGGATTTCACCAATTCAATTGGTCGTTAACCGTCTGCCTCAAATCGAAGTACAGGACACTGACTATGTCTGTACCAATCTGCCTAATCGCTACACTACTTTAGATGCAGGATTATTGCAAGGCTCCGTAACTGATTATACGTATGAATGGTCAACAACTCCCATACAAACCACATCTTCCATAAGGGTTAATGAAGCAGGAACCTATACCGTCAAAGTCACAAATGCCAATGGCTGTTCCAAAACCAGAACCATAGAAGTACTGCCATCCAATAATGCTACTATTGCCGACATAGTGATAGTCGATTTAACACAGAATAATACCGTAACTGTAATCCTTGACCCTACAAGCATTGGCGGCTACCAATACAGCCTTGACCTGCCAAACGGACCTTTCCAGGATTCCAATTATTTTGAAAATGTAGCTCCTGGCGTACATACTGTTTATGTATACGACACCCATGGCTGCGGCATTGTATCAAAGAAAATTTCCGTACTGAAAATCCCGGCCTTTTTTACGCCTAACGCAGACGGCACTAATGACACGTGGGACATCATCGGTATTAGCCCGAACTTCTTTGCCAATTCCAAAATCTATATTTTTGACCGTTTTGGAAAGCTTCTTGCTGATGTGGACCCGAAAGGTACCGGATGGGATGGAAACTTTAATGGACATCCACTACCTGCCAATGATTATTGGTATCTGGTAAAACTGGAAACCGGCAGAACCATACGCGGACATTTTAGTTTATTGCGATAA
- a CDS encoding T9SS type B sorting domain-containing protein, with the protein MRSKLLVLFLFLSISCFPQGEASNWFFGNRAGIRFNSDNTITTLSTFPNPIRIVTDEGCSSFSDLNGNLLLYTDGRTVWDRNHVIMPNGDYAAGTGLFGDPSSTQSGIIIPNPANPNLYYIFTVDEPHHQNAAAYPNQFSGVYEAGGGTIPDGDDGFNNGLNYSVVDMSLTGANGSIGNVTTRNVHLVTYNPDPAGEEIKYKCSEKITAVQIRNGGGYWVITHFIDKFYAFKIDPSGVSTTPVISQLNPVVPISGYRRNAIGQIKVSPNGKKIAVAHVQITETHVGPQTGGALYLYDFDNSTGIVSNGQAIVTDASCYGVEFSAETKKLYLSAENGVMQFNLEAASIPNSGQFISRKSFSALQLGPDKKIYKANINTGFEDAFLDVINNPEEDGIACNYQNAAISLDQGISRFGLPPFITSVFSTNILAKNLCAGQATEFEVSANGFVQSVVWDFGDGSAFSTVSEPSHVFPGPGNYTVWATAVVEGRTIRSSKNIQINPLPTAFPSSLTQCSPTAADTNILFKLSEASQNITGGNTNLSVSFFLSSQAANDNANPLPNSYPNISNPQRVFARVTDNTTGCFVTTTLDLTVNAVINAPLLLEKCDELNGEDGISDFTLTDVVIPGISPTATTSYYASIDDALLEQNALPTAYRNTVRDRQTIYARIEENNECDGLFPIHLVVNPLPQLRTEDTDYVCTNLPNRYITLNPGLLQGTISDYTYEWSTTPIQTTPTIRVNQVGTYTVKVTTAKGCSKTRTITVLPSNNATIADVVIVDLVQNNTVTVLLSPESIGSYQYSLDLPNGPFQDSNHFENVSPGFHTVYVYDTRGCGIVKKDISVLYIPNYFTPNGDGYNDTWNIIGINSVFYSNAKIYIFDRFGKLLADVDPKGAGWDGNYNNHPALSTDYWYLVLLNKERTVRGHFSLKR; encoded by the coding sequence ATGAGGTCAAAATTACTGGTATTATTTCTGTTCTTATCCATAAGTTGCTTCCCCCAGGGCGAAGCATCGAACTGGTTTTTTGGCAACAGAGCCGGTATCCGGTTTAATAGTGACAATACAATAACCACCCTTTCTACTTTTCCAAATCCAATCAGAATCGTTACTGACGAAGGATGCAGTTCTTTTTCTGACCTTAACGGCAATCTCCTGTTATATACAGACGGCCGTACTGTTTGGGACAGAAACCATGTTATCATGCCAAATGGAGATTATGCAGCGGGTACAGGATTGTTTGGAGACCCTTCCAGTACGCAATCAGGCATTATAATACCCAATCCTGCCAATCCCAATCTTTATTATATTTTTACGGTAGACGAGCCGCACCATCAGAATGCGGCGGCCTATCCCAATCAATTTTCAGGAGTATATGAAGCGGGAGGAGGCACAATTCCGGATGGAGATGACGGTTTCAACAACGGTCTTAACTATTCTGTTGTTGACATGTCACTTACCGGAGCAAACGGAAGTATTGGGAATGTGACAACAAGAAACGTTCATCTGGTTACTTATAACCCCGACCCTGCCGGTGAAGAAATCAAATATAAATGTTCTGAAAAAATAACGGCTGTCCAGATACGAAACGGAGGCGGTTACTGGGTCATCACCCATTTCATAGACAAGTTTTATGCTTTTAAGATTGACCCTTCAGGTGTTAGCACCACTCCTGTGATTTCGCAACTTAACCCTGTAGTTCCTATTTCGGGTTACAGAAGAAATGCGATTGGACAAATTAAGGTTTCTCCCAACGGAAAAAAAATTGCTGTCGCCCATGTTCAGATTACTGAAACACATGTAGGTCCTCAAACCGGCGGTGCTCTTTATCTCTATGATTTTGATAACAGTACCGGAATTGTTTCTAACGGTCAGGCAATAGTAACTGATGCCAGCTGCTATGGAGTTGAATTTTCTGCCGAAACTAAAAAGCTTTACCTGTCGGCAGAAAACGGAGTAATGCAGTTCAATCTCGAAGCTGCATCCATTCCAAATTCAGGACAATTTATTTCCAGAAAAAGTTTTTCGGCACTTCAACTGGGTCCTGACAAGAAAATTTATAAAGCCAACATCAACACCGGATTTGAAGATGCTTTTCTGGACGTTATCAACAATCCGGAAGAAGACGGAATAGCCTGCAATTATCAAAATGCCGCAATTAGTCTGGACCAGGGAATATCCCGATTCGGACTACCTCCGTTCATTACTTCCGTATTCAGCACAAACATCCTTGCCAAAAATCTTTGTGCAGGTCAGGCTACAGAATTTGAAGTAAGTGCCAATGGTTTCGTTCAAAGTGTGGTATGGGATTTTGGTGACGGCAGTGCCTTTAGTACTGTTTCTGAACCATCTCATGTCTTTCCCGGTCCCGGAAATTATACTGTTTGGGCAACTGCTGTTGTAGAAGGAAGAACTATCCGAAGCAGTAAAAACATACAGATTAATCCGCTTCCAACAGCATTTCCTTCCAGCCTGACACAATGCAGCCCGACAGCAGCTGACACCAATATTCTTTTTAAACTTTCCGAAGCTTCGCAAAATATTACCGGAGGCAATACAAATTTAAGTGTCTCTTTTTTCCTGTCTTCCCAGGCGGCGAATGACAATGCCAATCCATTGCCTAATTCCTACCCTAACATCTCCAACCCGCAACGGGTTTTTGCCCGGGTAACAGACAATACGACCGGATGCTTTGTGACAACAACACTAGACCTAACTGTAAACGCTGTAATAAATGCTCCCTTGCTACTTGAAAAATGTGATGAGCTGAACGGTGAGGACGGAATTTCTGATTTCACACTCACTGATGTAGTGATTCCCGGAATTTCTCCGACAGCCACTACTTCCTACTATGCCAGTATTGATGATGCGCTGCTTGAACAAAATGCACTACCTACAGCCTATAGAAATACAGTACGTGACAGACAGACAATTTATGCCCGGATAGAAGAGAACAATGAATGCGATGGCCTTTTCCCTATTCATCTTGTCGTAAATCCGTTGCCACAACTCAGAACAGAAGACACAGACTATGTCTGTACCAACCTGCCTAATCGTTACATTACTTTAAACCCGGGTTTGTTACAGGGCACTATCTCTGATTATACTTATGAATGGTCAACTACACCAATACAAACCACACCTACAATAAGAGTTAATCAGGTGGGAACCTATACCGTTAAAGTAACAACTGCCAAAGGCTGTTCCAAAACCAGAACTATCACTGTCCTGCCATCCAATAATGCTACTATTGCGGATGTAGTAATTGTTGACCTGGTACAAAACAACACCGTAACCGTACTGCTGTCACCGGAAAGCATTGGAAGTTACCAATACAGCCTTGACCTGCCAAACGGTCCTTTTCAGGATTCTAATCATTTTGAAAATGTAAGCCCTGGTTTTCATACTGTATATGTCTATGATACGCGCGGATGCGGAATTGTCAAAAAAGACATTTCCGTACTATACATACCTAATTACTTTACTCCAAATGGCGATGGTTACAATGACACCTGGAATATTATTGGAATAAATTCCGTATTCTATTCTAATGCCAAAATTTACATCTTCGATCGATTTGGCAAACTTCTCGCAGATGTTGATCCCAAAGGTGCCGGTTGGGACGGAAATTATAACAATCATCCCGCTCTATCAACAGATTACTGGTATTTGGTACTTTTAAACAAAGAAAGAACCGTGAGGGGGCACTTTTCTTTAAAAAGATAA